One genomic segment of Paraburkholderia caffeinilytica includes these proteins:
- the pgi gene encoding glucose-6-phosphate isomerase, which yields MTQNSLPSWSSLQTHYEKIRDAHMRDWFAPENDPAPTRAERFAFAGGGLAADFSKNRITDETLKLLVQLAREAGVEKRRDAMFAGDIVNPTEGRAALHTALRASDPKAPFHAQIQAERAKMGAFADKVRSGEWTGYTGKRIRYVVNIGIGGSDLGPKMVVHALHHLAAPEIATHFVSNVDGADLYNVMQQIDPEETLAIIVSKTFTTLETMTNARSLRDWFIEKGCPESALAKHFVGVSANPSEVVRFGIAKENVFEMWDWVGGRYSLWSAVGLSIMIAIGQQQFGELLAGANEMDQHFRDAPLEKNLPVLLGMIGIWYRNFFGSQSYLVAPYSEALHFLSSYLQQLEMESNGKSARLDSVMVDYPTAAVTWGEPGTNGQHAFFQMLHQGPTIVPIDFIAVLTPEHPLVSHHPKLLANCFAQSEALMLGRTLEEAKKVAGADKPELAPHLVFPGNRPTTTLLVDALTARSLGALIALYEHKVLVQASVWNINPFDQWGVELGKILGKVVEADLTSASVDEKKHDSSTSALIARARAALKR from the coding sequence ATGACGCAGAACTCGCTCCCCTCCTGGTCCTCGCTGCAAACGCATTACGAGAAGATTCGCGATGCGCACATGCGCGACTGGTTCGCCCCCGAGAACGATCCCGCCCCTACCCGTGCTGAGCGCTTTGCGTTCGCGGGCGGCGGTCTCGCGGCCGATTTCTCGAAGAATCGCATCACCGACGAAACCCTGAAACTGCTGGTGCAACTCGCACGCGAAGCCGGCGTCGAGAAACGCCGCGACGCCATGTTCGCGGGCGACATCGTCAACCCGACCGAGGGCCGCGCCGCATTGCACACCGCCTTGCGCGCCAGCGATCCGAAGGCGCCGTTTCACGCGCAGATCCAGGCCGAGCGCGCGAAGATGGGCGCGTTCGCCGACAAGGTCCGCAGCGGCGAGTGGACCGGCTACACCGGCAAGCGGATTCGCTATGTCGTGAACATCGGCATCGGCGGCTCCGATCTCGGGCCGAAGATGGTCGTTCACGCGCTGCATCATCTGGCCGCGCCGGAGATCGCCACGCACTTCGTGTCGAACGTGGACGGCGCGGATCTGTACAACGTGATGCAGCAGATCGATCCCGAAGAGACGCTTGCGATCATCGTCTCCAAGACTTTCACCACGCTCGAAACAATGACCAACGCGCGCTCGCTGCGCGACTGGTTCATCGAGAAAGGCTGCCCGGAGAGCGCGCTGGCGAAGCACTTTGTCGGCGTGTCGGCCAATCCTTCCGAGGTGGTCAGGTTCGGCATCGCGAAAGAGAACGTGTTCGAGATGTGGGACTGGGTCGGCGGGCGTTATTCGCTGTGGTCGGCGGTCGGTCTGTCGATCATGATCGCGATCGGGCAGCAACAGTTCGGCGAACTGCTGGCCGGCGCCAACGAGATGGATCAGCATTTCCGCGACGCACCGCTCGAGAAGAATCTGCCGGTGCTGCTCGGCATGATCGGCATCTGGTATCGCAACTTCTTCGGCTCGCAAAGCTATCTGGTTGCGCCGTATTCGGAAGCGCTGCATTTCCTGTCGTCGTATCTGCAACAGCTCGAAATGGAAAGCAATGGCAAGTCCGCGCGCCTCGATAGCGTGATGGTCGACTATCCGACCGCCGCCGTGACCTGGGGCGAACCGGGCACGAACGGTCAGCATGCGTTTTTCCAGATGCTGCACCAGGGTCCGACCATCGTGCCGATCGACTTCATCGCTGTGTTGACGCCGGAGCATCCGCTCGTCAGCCATCATCCAAAGCTACTGGCGAACTGCTTCGCGCAAAGCGAAGCGCTGATGCTCGGCCGCACGCTCGAAGAGGCGAAGAAGGTTGCCGGTGCGGACAAGCCGGAACTGGCGCCGCACCTGGTGTTTCCGGGCAACCGCCCGACCACGACGCTGCTTGTCGACGCGCTTACCGCGCGTTCGCTTGGCGCATTGATCGCGCTGTATGAGCACAAGGTACTGGTGCAAGCATCGGTATGGAACATCAACCCGTTCGATCAATGGGGCGTCGAGTTGGGCAAGATCCTCGGCAAGGTGGTCGAGGCGGATCTGACGTCGGCAAGCGTCGATGAGAAGAAACACGACTCGTCGACATCGGCGTTGATCGCGCGGGCGCGCGCTGCGTTGAAGCGTTGA
- a CDS encoding NAD(P)H-hydrate dehydratase, with protein sequence MTVPESTLPTLISPRNRALPLLALADLRILETQAAAALPQHTLMSRAGRAAASYLQEQITRDTSTEKSKHKVWLVAGPGNNGGDALIMAAELHHAGIAVELCMPLEVKPDDARWALDTARAAGVAITSTPPASLDSYTWLVDGMFGIGLTRPLEGVFAIIARQLSQRTKAKSRRGGVLALDTPSGLDSDTGTIVGDQPGQGGNRSESRSDGAAVHATHTITFIGAKPGLFTAQGRDLAGTVMVAPIGVDSTSRTAVQLNAPELFADFLPPRDFATNKGTFGSLAVVGGDTGMCGAPILASRAALYTGAGKVHVALLGDGAPPYDPPHPELMLHALDDLPLGKMDALAVGCGMGHRDRATQVMHGVLALDAPKLFDADALNLISTDPSLAAAVAARGLQGDPCVLTPHPLEAARLLGTDVQGVQRDRLAAARALAARFAGVVVLKGTGTVIAAPDGRVAINPTGNAALATGGTGDVLGGIIGAFLAQHLPRYEAALAGVYLHGLAADTLSAQGHGPAGLTAGELAPMVRTLLNRMFYPPAGG encoded by the coding sequence ATGACAGTGCCCGAATCCACGCTCCCGACGTTAATCAGCCCGCGCAACCGGGCGTTGCCGCTGCTTGCACTGGCCGACCTGCGCATCCTTGAAACCCAGGCCGCGGCGGCGCTGCCTCAGCACACCCTGATGTCGCGCGCCGGCAGAGCCGCCGCGAGCTACCTGCAAGAACAGATCACCCGCGACACCTCGACCGAAAAATCGAAGCACAAGGTGTGGCTCGTCGCGGGCCCGGGCAACAACGGCGGCGACGCGTTGATCATGGCTGCGGAGCTGCATCATGCCGGAATCGCCGTCGAGCTTTGCATGCCCCTCGAAGTCAAGCCGGACGACGCCCGCTGGGCGCTCGACACCGCCCGCGCGGCAGGCGTAGCCATTACATCGACACCGCCGGCTTCGCTGGACAGCTATACGTGGCTGGTGGACGGCATGTTCGGCATCGGCCTGACCCGCCCTCTGGAAGGCGTCTTTGCCATCATCGCCCGGCAGCTCTCGCAACGCACGAAAGCAAAGTCCAGACGCGGCGGCGTCCTGGCGCTCGACACGCCGAGCGGTCTCGACAGCGACACCGGCACGATCGTCGGCGACCAACCGGGCCAAGGTGGAAACCGGAGCGAAAGCCGGAGCGATGGCGCCGCGGTCCACGCCACCCACACGATCACCTTCATCGGCGCGAAACCCGGGCTCTTCACGGCACAGGGCCGCGATCTCGCCGGCACGGTGATGGTGGCGCCAATCGGTGTCGACAGCACCTCGCGCACGGCCGTGCAACTCAACGCGCCCGAGCTTTTCGCCGACTTCCTGCCGCCGCGCGACTTCGCCACCAACAAGGGCACCTTCGGCAGCCTCGCCGTGGTCGGCGGCGATACCGGCATGTGCGGCGCACCGATCCTCGCTTCGCGTGCGGCGCTCTACACCGGCGCGGGCAAGGTGCACGTCGCGCTGCTCGGCGACGGCGCCCCGCCCTACGATCCGCCACATCCCGAACTGATGCTGCATGCGCTCGACGATCTGCCGCTCGGCAAGATGGACGCGCTCGCCGTCGGTTGCGGCATGGGTCATCGCGACCGCGCCACGCAGGTCATGCACGGCGTGCTGGCGCTCGACGCACCCAAACTGTTCGACGCCGACGCACTCAATCTGATTTCGACGGACCCGTCGCTCGCGGCTGCAGTCGCCGCGCGCGGCTTGCAAGGCGATCCCTGCGTACTCACGCCGCATCCGCTGGAGGCCGCGCGCCTGCTCGGCACCGACGTGCAGGGCGTGCAACGCGACCGGCTCGCCGCGGCGCGCGCTCTCGCTGCACGCTTTGCCGGCGTGGTCGTGCTGAAAGGCACCGGCACCGTGATCGCGGCGCCTGACGGCCGCGTCGCGATCAATCCGACCGGCAATGCCGCACTCGCGACGGGCGGCACCGGCGACGTGCTCGGCGGCATCATCGGCGCGTTTCTCGCCCAGCATCTGCCGCGTTACGAAGCCGCGCTGGCAGGCGTCTACCTGCACGGCCTCGCCGCCGATACGCTGAGCGCGCAGGGCCACGGCCCAGCCGGTCTGACGGCGGGCGAACTCGCGCCGATGGTGCGGACTTTGCTCAATCGCATGTTCTATCCGCCGGCGGGGGGATGA
- a CDS encoding FAD-dependent oxidoreductase, translating to MDVIVIGGGIVGVATAYQLRAAGHRVCVVERHATVAQGATYGHGGTVLPTPLDVWFGPTFMASRQGAKNGVISKAGFNGPARQFVRQLAALQEPEAFSRQYARLRPLIETSREAMADIEARFGLEFEQASGLLYLVRSAQEWQQTQTALDLLRQYEVPHHVLTPAECAAFEHSVRTEPEFAGGVLFDHERTANCPLFAKLIKQTLDTQGGVQFMLGCEVSAIRLEGQRAAVELAPRPGTASRSREVDVINADAIVVAAGHGSLPLLERLGLRLPLHPLRLHNLVAPIAHEECAPHVAIVDSVKRITVSRMNHRLRVAGGAVLQSAGQIDKPLGEALTKEALALLGQATHDWIPGAARISAALPWEGVKLLSPDGLPVVGNALHPRLFVNAGHGPAGWGLACGAGRLIADLISGKTPDVPADTLAALRADRFQS from the coding sequence ATGGATGTCATCGTCATTGGCGGCGGGATTGTGGGCGTCGCCACCGCTTATCAGCTGCGCGCCGCCGGTCATCGGGTATGCGTCGTCGAGCGCCACGCAACGGTCGCACAAGGCGCGACCTATGGGCACGGCGGCACCGTGCTGCCGACCCCGCTCGACGTCTGGTTCGGCCCGACTTTCATGGCGAGTCGCCAGGGCGCCAAAAACGGCGTGATCAGCAAGGCCGGCTTCAACGGGCCGGCGCGCCAGTTCGTCAGGCAACTGGCCGCTTTGCAGGAGCCGGAGGCGTTCAGCCGCCAGTATGCGCGGCTGCGTCCGCTGATCGAAACGTCGCGTGAGGCGATGGCCGACATCGAAGCGCGCTTCGGGCTCGAATTCGAACAGGCGAGCGGCCTGCTCTATCTGGTGCGTTCGGCGCAGGAATGGCAGCAGACCCAGACCGCGCTCGATCTGCTGCGCCAGTACGAAGTCCCGCACCATGTGCTCACGCCGGCTGAATGCGCTGCGTTCGAGCACTCCGTGCGGACCGAGCCGGAATTCGCCGGCGGTGTGCTGTTCGACCACGAGCGCACGGCCAACTGCCCGCTTTTCGCGAAACTGATCAAGCAGACTCTCGATACGCAAGGCGGCGTGCAATTCATGCTGGGCTGCGAAGTCTCGGCGATTCGCCTCGAGGGTCAGCGCGCCGCGGTGGAACTGGCGCCGCGACCGGGCACGGCATCGCGTTCGCGCGAAGTGGACGTGATCAACGCCGATGCAATCGTCGTCGCCGCGGGTCATGGCAGTCTGCCGCTGCTGGAACGCCTGGGACTGCGGCTGCCGTTGCACCCGCTGCGCCTGCACAACCTGGTGGCGCCGATCGCGCATGAGGAGTGCGCTCCACACGTCGCGATTGTCGACTCCGTCAAGCGGATTACGGTCAGCCGCATGAATCATCGGCTGCGGGTGGCGGGCGGTGCGGTCTTGCAGAGCGCCGGCCAGATCGACAAACCGCTGGGCGAGGCGTTGACGAAGGAAGCGCTGGCGCTGCTGGGCCAGGCGACGCACGACTGGATCCCGGGCGCGGCCCGGATCTCCGCGGCCTTGCCGTGGGAAGGCGTGAAACTGCTGTCGCCGGACGGTTTGCCGGTGGTCGGCAATGCGCTTCATCCGCGTCTGTTCGTGAACGCCGGCCACGGGCCTGCCGGCTGGGGCCTGGCCTGCGGGGCGGGCAGACTGATCGCCGACCTGATCTCGGGCAAGACGCCCGACGTCCCCGCGGACACCCTGGCTGCGCTGCGCGCGGACCGATTCCAGTCGTAA